In Anopheles bellator chromosome 2, idAnoBellAS_SP24_06.2, whole genome shotgun sequence, the genomic stretch TTCTGGGCACCGAAGAGCACGCTGAAGAGGTCACGCTTGAATGAGGCCGGCGTTTTGACGGAGTAATACTGAGCCAGGGAGCAGAAATCAAGCACATCGTCCGCCTCTATGTTGCACGGCATGTTGACTAGGAAACGGGTTAACTCCTCTTTCGAGGAGCCCTTCATGGCAAGAATCTGATCCCGCTGATTGATCAGCACGATGAGACTGAGGAAGAACACAAGGAACGGATCGGACTGCTGGAAATACAGGTCCCACATGGACAGCACGACGGGTAACGTGCAGGTGGAAGCGAACAACGTTTGGAACCAGCCAATCGCGTAGCAATCTGGAGTGATGCGCTTCGTATCCAGTATCGTGCAAAGTTCCGGATCGtggtacagcagcagcaaccgaaacaCATTGAACACGGTACCGTTCTTGGCGCAGCCCTTCGGAATGTAAGTGTCCCGGATCGCTTCGAACAGGTTGTAAGtttccgaacgaacgagctTCAGGGAAAGGAGCGGCAACATCAGTTCTACCCACCCGTTGTTGGGCTCGTAGACCACGTTCCGATTCTTGCAGTAAAACGTGAGGATCGATTCCAGATCGCAGACCACCGACACCTTGTCTTCATCTTCGTTGCCTAGTTTGTTGACAAATTCTTCGCAATCGTTGCGCAGTTGCACTTGGAAGGGAAGGTCGTAGATCTCGTTGAATTGCGCCAGCTGGTCGATTTTGTTTCGCACTCCCAGGCATACTTGCCACACGTCGAGGCGAAGTGCCTCGGGCAGCGTTCTGCCATGGCATATGGCGTAGATTTCGTCGACCGTACAATCGTCCTGCAAAGCTGCCTCTAGCTCAATAAACCTGCCGTGTAcagaaaaaatgttgaaacgGACAAGGGAACAACATTAAAAGACGATCGCAACGGCTGCGTAGCGTAAGGAATGTGTGCATGAGTCAGAAAGGGGCTTATCAATCGCGCTTATCACAAATGGAAAGGTAACGTCACGTCTTACCACAAGCTGTTCTCCATCGAATAGCGGTGCAAGAATTGGGTAATCGGGCAACTTTCACGTTGTCCCTGTTTCGGAGGCTTGCAGTATATTTCTGAACTGTGTTCCCGTCTCTCACGTAGTGAAACGATGAAACACTACCATCGCTGAAGATCGATTCTTCgagcaatcaatcaaaccgaaCGCGAGGAATTACTGATCCAgcacagaaaagaaaagaaagagctCAATCAATGAAAAAATCAAGGTGGATGACAAATGACACAGCTGACAGTTCTTTTTTGACGTTCCACGGGGATTGGTTGCCTGGTGAAAAATCTAACAGCTATCTAAAAGCTTTTCAACCATTTGGAAATTTGAACATGAAActgaaaacgaacaaaatgtAGTATTAtacatttatatgttttacGCAATTTTTCATACATTTTACCATGCACAGTTATTCCTGGCCATATTGAATAGCAAAATATGTTGGACGTAAAGAAGCTACTATTGCACAAATATTGCATGTGCTTAAAATGTGACGTGAAAGTATATTCAAAGagaacaaacagaacaacCTTTAACgcatacaaaacaaaacgcttcactattgttgttattattctTACAGAGGACTTTGAACGTGAAGCTTCTTTCATTCGTTAGCCAAGAACAGTAACGAAAAGCTTCACCTTCACCAAAAAGCTTAGCCAGCAACTCAGGAAAAGTTAGGAAGCGAAGTCAGGTAGTGGACGAAACAAGTATATATCGCAGGAAAACGTGCCGTGGAAAATCAGTTCAACGGTGCATTTCCACCAGTTGACTTCGAATTTGTGCGGCATCAGCAGCTCTTTCGAATACCGTACAGTTAGCTCAGAGCAACATCTTCTGCAGTTCATTTCGGGGCGAAGACACGGATACAGTGAAATTTACATGTGAGTTGCTGTTAAGTGGCTTTCTGCGATGGATCCAACAACTGGGCCCTTTGTTTTTTGTGATTGTAACAAACTTTGATAAAACCTATGCTTATGTCAAACggttatgaaaatttaaattttgttacGTAGAAAACACAGCCACGGCGCAATGTGATTGCTTGTAATGGAGAACCGTTTGTAaccttttttcttttaatcttTAGGGTGAAGCGTAAAAGTTTAAGTGCTGTGCCAAAGttattccgttttttattttaaactaatGAGACACATCGCAATCCGACaagtggccgtggccgtgctgctgccactTGTGACCAGAATCGTAGGCGTGCCGCTCGCGAATTCGAAAGAAACTAATGGTGAGTAAACAACAAATTACATGTGTGTTGTACAAATTGAAATACGAAAAAAGAGTCGACTGCAATACaaagaaaatgagaaatataaatttttgtttgttggatCCTCACAACGTTCCTTCCCATCTGACCTTAATCAAGCCATCAATTATTAGTACAGTGTAGAAACATCTTTTATCTGCGTGATATACTAAAAGACTTAAGGAAGATCTTTTACAAGAATTTATCACTGTGACATTACTTCAAACATGACTATGAGTAAAAGAATGTGGCTTGTATACATTATAAAATATGCTTGATATGGTTTGatttaccaaaaacaaacaacaccacATACAATTCTTTGCATTACTGCAATATTGATTCCTCTATGCAACATCTATGACTAGGCATAGAATTCACCCTATGCCATTGATTGCACTGTGGCCCTGTCGCATAGTAACTCTGTCCTTCACGTAACGCTATCTGAAAGGTGTGCAAATAGTCCTTGCTTCCATTTTTCTCACTTATGTTAGGTGTTAACAGTATGTCTTctctttcatttgttttcaaaaaggATACAGCTTCCTTTCAACGCATTTAATATTTTCGCCTAGACAATAGGCGTAAATACCAGGAAAACCATAAAGCTCTGAGTTCAGTTGCTGCATAGTACAATAGATAAGAATGATATATCCAGGCTTACAATCCTTCAAACGTGAGTGCATTCTTCTAAGTTAACACCATTTTTAAATCATAGATGTTTTAATATGCATAAAATACTACTTTACTGCTTACAATTATGTGTACAAATAGCTTCACTAATGTTCTTATCCAATATACAGAAAACACAAGAAGTAAAGAAAACAGATGAGGTTTGTGGATTTAAACTAACGCAAAAAGTCTTTGGTGgtttataaaattaattgtaaaatTTCCCCTCATTGTGAAAATCATATTTCTAAAGGCATTCATGGTTTGTCATGGCATTTAGACCGTTATAAAAATAACTATGACTAAGATGGAAAACACGAAACCAGTACTCGGGGTGAAGGTTTTATTCTATTGGAATATCTACATCAAACATGCGAGTATCTTGTGGAAAACCGTGGTTATTTTATGTTGATGACCATATCAACGAAGGTCTAAATGCCCGACGGATGACCAACTTGGGTCGGTCGCAAGAGTCTTCCGGAAACacgtaaaaaaataaaatcataaagtGACATTGATGGTCTTTTCCTCTCCGTTAATAAGTCACAGATTGCAATACCCTTGTGCAGTGATTATGCTGTAAATGAAGTACCGCTACCAAAAGGCAATATGAGGACACCGGTAAAGTTCAGAACTATTATTAACTGGcagtaattttttaaattacttctCAGTAGCACGTTTATAGTATCCGAAAAGTATCCATTGTAAGAGTATCCCTTTTTATTCTGTCAAGCATACGGTAAAAAGTCATACGGTATGCTGAAAATGCATCAGTTGAAGATTTATAAATCGACAAACACTATCAAGCAGCATTTTGAACAGAAGAATGGTAGCTTTATGTTTCAACAAATCTATTTTTAATGATAAGGTTATGctagataaaaaaaatcccgtAAACATAGTTCTTATGGCAACATTTAATACATAAATTTTACGAAGGAAGGTACGACGTTCTTTACACATTGTGCAGATCTCATACAAAACCGCTAGCTGGTCATGTTGGACtggattcgattttttctcccatcaaacaaaaccatccTTGCAAACGTTTTAAAGTCATCATTTATTAAACCTTGAGGAAAAGTGTAATATGTTTGTGCTGACATTTGACACACTATTAAACACTTGTGCTATTACAAATGGCAGACAGCTGACTGTGTGCCAACGCAATATATGCACGGAATGCTGTTTCCGCCAGCGTCATGCAATTGATATAGTTGTCCTGAATGATGGCTAGATCTTCCAACAACGTGTCGAGTTCTTCTTGCATGCCAGGCAACGAAGGGCCAATTGTGCTGTTCAGATTCGCCAGTTTTTGGTGAAGTTTCGTCACGATGCTATCGGGTGTGTAGAACACGTTATCATTTCGGAAAACGTCCAACAGGCGCAAATCCGAAAGCGATGCTTCCAGATTAGTAATGTTAGCGTAGTACGATTTCGCCGTTACATTGAGTGCCTCATCTGCTGCGTTCACGCAAGAAGTGAACGATACGCCTACCAAGTTGACGTTTGCATTCTCCGCTATCGAGATAAACTTCGTGCACTCTGCTTCAGTCTTCACAACATTTTGGTGATCTATGGCGGCTTGCAACTGATCCTCTTGCCGAATGATGGATCCGACAAACGTTTCCTTCGCAGTGATAATGTTGGTGTGGAACATAGTGATCTCGTTCATTCCCTGGTGCTGAACCTCAAATATCTGGCCTTCGTTTTGCTGAAGCAGTCCAGCGAACTGGGGAGCCACTTCCTTAAATGTATCGATCACAAGCACAGCACCCGGGCGCTCAGCGCACACCACGCAGGCAAATCCTAGGAGCACGACAAGCAGATTCATGTTCACTTTCAATTAAACGCGGTCGGAAAGGAAGTCGTTCGGCTGTTGCAGGATCGCCTCTATTAAATACTCGAGCTACCTGACCAGTATAATCTACCTCACCAAATGCGTtatctgttttgtttgtaatGAAGAAGATTAACGACACCCAACCGGACATTTCTGGGAAGATTTAAGTCAAAGTTTACATATCTGTCTCTGTGAGCTGCATTCAGGTGCTTCCAGGCGGCATTTTAACGCTAACATGGATTTTCGGTCCTTGGAAGAGGTCCGCCTGCTTTTCACCTACCTTCATCGCAATGAGTCACTATTTTCGGTGAACCtgcatattttaaaatttgacGAGGTTATTGTTCCTTGTTAAACTAAAACGTAATACATTTTGTGGTACTTCACAAATAACTTTGCAAATAACACAATCATTGACTAATAAGAcattttaaaaccaaaaagtCCTACACGCCCAAACGACTTCTCACCTAACACCGCGCTAATCTGAGACGACCTAAGACGACTTTTTAAGCATCGATTACATTTAAGCAGACGATTCGTAAAAGCATCAATCTATTCCAAAAACGTTTTGGCATAAAATTTGAAGTTTGaacatgaaacgaaaaactaaaTTCTGTTTTGAAAAACCAAATAATATTAAACTGCAATAGGCTCCATTGTCTTATAATAGACTAATACAGTAAAAGCttacataaattattaatcaaatattttgcataaacatcaaatcaaaatcaaaagtTAGTCAACTTCATTCTCACAATTAACACATGAAAATTATTCGTACAACTGTTTTTTGTGGTTGCatgcatttattttccaatagTCAGATTACTCCTTTTTTAGGCTTAATATTAGCCCAAACGACCACCTATTGCGAACGCGGACTGACGGCGTGGTCAGAACATTCAGTTGTAAGAGGATTGCATGTCGCAATCCGCAGAGTGGCTCCACAGATCAGGGTCATCTGGCTAACGCACATATTCAAGCCTTGTTCCGCGAGACTGTACGCATTTTTCATGCAAACATTGTAGTCATTCAGAATGGCACCCAAGTCCTGCGACACGTGATTTACCAAATCTTCGATGTCTTTCGCAGTTAGTCCAGAATTTTTCTGCAGCTTTGCCAGTTTGTCGTTTAACTTTTGCGTAATGTTAACAGGGCTGTAGAAAATGTTGTCCCCCTTGAAGACATCAAGCAGACGCATTTGCGACAGCTTCGTTGACAAATTGCCTAGCGATCCCGAATATTCGGCCACCTTGGTATTGAGCGCTGTGTCGGCTGTATTGATGCAGTTGGTGAAAGATACACCGGCCAGGTTGACATTCATATCGCTGCTCGTTTTGACAAAACCGAGGCAAAGTGAATCGTCTTGTGATTGGAAATCGATCTGCTGCAGTATATATTCCTCCTTCTCGATAACTAAATTGACGAATGATGCTTTCGAGTTGATGATGTCCAGATGAAAATTGACCAGCTGTGACGTGACGTTACTCTTTAAAGCAAAAAGAGTCTTTTCTTCCTGGTCCAGTGTTTCCTTGTACATTGGCGCTATTCTCTTAAATGTGGCGATCACTTCCGCAGTTTCTGGGCGGTCAGTTAGCACTGCTCCCACGAGGGACAAAAATAGTACGAATGTCTTCATGACTTGTTGCGAACGTTGGTACACCGAAACACTGAATTACTTCTGCAAGTTGGTGGAACCTTATATACGCCAGCTGCTTGTTTGAAGAAGGCTACAATTCGTAACTGCAACCATGTTTCTACTAACGCTACCCTGAATTTTGTtatccacaaaaaaggaagtcaGTTGATTCTGTTTACATATGTCATCCTTGAGGCTGATCTCGATGCGAGCATCAAGACGGGGATGGTTAATGCCAATATTTGCACGGTTAATCAGACTTCTTTTCCTACACGTGTCTGATAAACAAGCGGTGAACAAAGATCTAGATGCCCCAAACTCACAAACTGTGTgttcaataaacaataaagtaAGCCAGAAGTTCCCAGAACCTGgaaaggagaagaaaaggaGACGCTAATACACAAAAGTAAACTATGCGATATTGTTAAGAAAGATTCAAGGTGATCACAAGCAAAGCAACAACGCGAATAGAAGCTTCAGTCATAACATCTGTTTCCCGGAAATGCCTTATGGACATCTTTCGGGGAAGTAAAATACCAGAGGCAAAGATAAATCTAGTCAAAAGAATTCACTGAACCAAGTACATAAATCCATTACAATCAGCATTGATAACAtcttcatttaaaaaattatctcGCACAAGAAAAATCTCATTTTAAAACCTCGCTGTGCGCAAGATGCTGTTTATACAGTAAAGCACAAAAAGATTACTGAATTAGTTTAAACCAAACCCAGCACCTTCTCACGGTTGACACCTTCTTGCTTGTTagtgttaatttttttaattatcctATATGGTTGTATTCGGATACTTTGAACTCTTATACTGATAATCGGCTACTGATTGACTTATTGGTTTGGCTGCACCAAGCTATCAGAACTCTCTTACTATCTTTATGATGTGCTTGAGCTCAGATATTCATACAGTATTTTACAATTATCGAACTCGTTATGTAGAGGGTGTTCCATAACGACCCATACTTTTCAAATGTCTTCACTATTTGTCAGTCGTTTTTGGCAAATGAGCAAGATTTATTTGAGGTATAAATTGCCGTTTATTAACTAATTACTCAGAAAACAATATCGATTAAAAAACTGCCTCCATTAGACACTCAAAAAGTGGCCCTTTTAACAATTTCTCGTTGTGTTTGACACCATATCGGCAATAGAaaacgtaatagcagcaatttccgctgtgacATTAGCTTCCAattcttcaatggtcttcggttgtCTGGCATGATCCTTACTCTTCGAATAGTCCCACAGAAAGCAGTCAGAAGAACTTCGGCATAATAAGCACACACAGTTTTAAatgttgaacgattattttcaatgcaaaGCGCTACAATTCTAGTCCACTTTtttcgtaatttaatttatgactaaaacggcatagactaaCGTTTCAAAAGCTTGCTAATTTGTAAAAATCTAAGTGAAAAATAGtggagttatttaacatttcaatattaCGGAACttgatggaacaccctgcAAGTCATCCCGTTATGCTACTATAAAACATCTGAGTTCACCACCATCTGCATTACAATATCATGAGTTCATTCAAGATATTGTAAAAAGCTTAAAATGtgtcataaaaaaaaattataaataaccAAATGTTTCAATACTTTAATGGTCCTTGTCAACTTTTGTTACAAATATTATCGCATTGAACGTCCATGAGATACCATTTAGTGAAAGGTTCGATCCGTGTATatcaaagcaaaaatataTTAGATTCGATACATGCTATTTTCAGCTACGACGCCAGTATGTACTAATGACTCTAATTACGTTTGTCAGCGCACACTATCTTCAGCTGTTGCTCCGTTGTGCTCAAACTACTCTCGAGACCTGCCCGTGCGGTCTTCATGCACTCAACGAAGTCGTCCTTCACTTCGTTTAGCTCCTTTCTTAGTTCAGCGATCGCCTCACTGCTCAAACTAACCGGAAGCTTGTACGTGCCGCGCATTCGCTCGTTGAGCTTGCTGCGAATGTTTGCCGGGTCGACGAAGATGTTCTCACCGCGGAAAGCATTCAACACATTGGCCTGATCATACTGTTCACGCGAAATGGCCCCGTTAGTGGCGTCCGAAAGCTCCTTGAACAGTTCATCGTCCACACGCTTCAGGCAGGATGCGTACGAAATGCCCGCCAAATTCATCATGATCTCTGCCTTCTGCTTGACGAATGTCACACACAGCGGACCGCTTGTTAAGGCATCACTAGTTGTCAGCTGCTCGAGAATGCCCGACTCGCTGGTAATCGACGAGCGAACATATTCCTCTTCCGCGAGCAACAACTCCGACTGCACGATCGACACAAAGTCCTCATTGCCCGGCGAAAGGACCTTCTTGGTGCGCCTCAGGTCCGTGAAGAGTTGCAACGTGGCCGCACGCTCCGCTGTGACGTTCTATTAGCCACGGATGAAAGTGTTCAAGATGACGTACATTTTGTCTCCATCGGAGCCAGCTAACTACTTACCGCCACAGCGAACGAGGCCACCGTTAGCAAAAGCAGTGCCCTCATACTGCGTCAATATTTTTCGGGTTACTACTCCTTTCCTGGGGAACTCTGCTTCTTTCGTGACCACAACGACGAATGAGCGGGTGTGAAGCGtaagttttcattttataatgaTCGCTTCCCACTTCCCACTTATCGCAGGGGCGCCGTTTTCAAGTGACCACCACCGATATCGATAAGATGGTATCGCGTCCAGTTAAAGCGGCAACCAAGATAAGCAACCACTGAGCGCTGGATCCGCAACCGTTTCGCAAGTCGAAAGGAAACCTATGAATCAGCATCTGTGGGAGAGGCAGTGCTTTATCTCAAACTGCTTTATCTTCTGCAACGTAAATCGGGTGTGAACCACCCGATTCGAGGACCGCTACTTAATTCTGGGAACGTACCTGTGGCGATGATCTATCGAATGCAAAGCAATCAATAATAAGCCTTGAAGACAACATTCAATCATGTGCTGGAATGCACTTATGATACTCCCCTGCTTTGGGGTTCACGTGGAGGCGTGATTTGGAAATATACTTTGCTGCCTGAATATCGATCTATTTATCGGATACCTGGTGTCATAGGTAAAATTGATGTGAGCCACAATGCACTTCTATTTCCATTCGATGATCTTATTAACTGTAAAGCTCAAATGTAAAGTGGGTGGATAAAATTAACTAACGATCTAATAAACCGAAATATTATTCATAGTCATATGTTATTGGTAGTCCTTCGAAATTTAATAGAAATTCAAATAAGAAATAAGAACTATCGattaaaaaccaaatgaaatagGAAAAGTTGCTATATGGAAAACAACTTACAATCAACCAACTGCATGGAACAGTAGAttggtttatttgtttttgaactTAGAATCGAAATGAACTAGTTTTCATTACTACTTAACACTCAAATGCGACTAAATGTATCACGATCATCGTAAGTAAGACACAGCCCGAtcctttaatttaaaaaaatacgatCATCGAAGCAAACTGTGGAATGTGTACTTGATGTATCGACCTCTCATTCAAGAACTCTATTGGCTTTACTTTTACAAGAACTTTTAATCATTTGCGAATTATTTTATACAATTTAAAGTAGAAGTATTAAATGTTAAGTGTTTTATTGGACGAAAAAAATGATATTGATTTTCTATACTGATGCATTCACTCAAGGCTTATATCTAAAAACTGCAGGTGCAGGGGTCTCCGGGTGTGGATTTTCACTCTCGGCTTCTGTCGGTTCCGTTTCTGCGGGTTCTGTCTCAGCTGGTTCGGGTTCAGTCGGTACCGTTTCCGCTGGTTCGGTTTCTGCCGGTTCCGTTTCCTCGCTGGGATCGGTTGTAGGTTCGGAGGGAACATCCGTAGGGTCGGCAGGCAGCAGAACACCGAGACAAATCTGCTGCAACTGCAATAGCACCGTGTTCAAGGTACTCTGCAGAAGCTGATCGTTCTGAGACAAACATCCTTCGTAGGCCGCCCGGATATCAGACAGTCGGGCTTCGAACGCTTGCACAAGTTCGGAAAGCTCTTGAACCAACTCCACAGGAGCTTGCTGGAGGGCCGAAAGTTTCTCCATCAAACGATCGATGATCGTCTGCGGGTTGACGAACACGTTCTGTCCCCGGAACACGTCATACACGCTGAGGTTGACGTACGACGTTTCGTTAACCTGAAGCACGTTATAGAAACTGACGATTTCCGACGAGAGCGTAGAGTCGACGGTATTGAGACAGTTCGTAAACGATACACCGGCAAGGTTCATGTTCACATCGACACTTTGGCGCAGGAAGCCCAGGCAGCTCGTATCAGTTTCCAAACTTTGGCCATTCACCTGGCGCAGTACACCGGCTTCGGCACTGATAGCACTGTTGAGAAAGGATTCCTTGCGCGTCGCTACCTCCACGTTGAACTTGTACACTACTTCCGAGCTGTTCAGCTTGGCACTGGCCACTGCATTGACGACCTGGTTTCTAAGGTCCCGAAACGCTGGATTCACCTCGCGCAGCGCATCGATTACTCGGAGCGATGTGTCTCGTTGTGCCAGCGATGCCTGGAATGGGTTTTATTCAGATCCAAAAAATTAGCTCCAACAGAAAAGCTATGCCATAAGCAAACAATGAACTTACACCAAAAACTGCCAACAGCAGGACGACGGGTAGAGCAAACGATGTCATTCTTCCTCGGTGACTTCTCGGTAGTCTCCTGCTATTATGTCTATCCGATTCGGCTGAACCCAACTGTTTGTGCCGTCCTGGGTCCACTGAAGTTTTTATACCAAGTTGGAATTAGTTTTCAAGTACTTCATCATCGACTGTCTTTACACACGAATCAGCACTCGAACATCATTCTAACCCAGGGAACCACCtcttgtggtggtgttggttcCGACGATGCTCCACTCAATCCACCCTCGTGCTATGCCTTTGGCGATCGTTGAGATATCTAAAATATCATTCGGTATCATCACCCCAAAACATAGCCCACACTTTCTACCGGTGGGTAAAGCAGGAAAGAGACAGTACATTCGACAATCGCTCATTCTCAAGGCCCCAGTAGTTGCCCCGTTATCAGTTACCGTAACATTTTCGCACCCTATCCTTCGGCGTTCGCATAATTAGATGGTAATTGATGCATGATTGATGCATTATGCTTTGCTCGTGAAACCCAGCGGAGCATATGGTCCAAAATCGATACAACTATTGGAGAAATTATAGATAACGGCACGATATTCTTAGGCAAGGTGGTGACATTCGGATTAGGTCATATTCTATTAATGGCATTGTCTTTGATCGGCTAGCGTCAGTTCCTTAAGAGTAGTACTTGACACTCGGATAAAAAGGTACTCCGCGGTCAAGCTAGCCTGATAGAGACTATCAGGCTATCTTCAGGCCTAGACCTTCATAAACCGGGGGTTTTCGAATCAAAGTCATTCTCAGCTggacgaagcagaagaaagctTTCTAGGAAGTCTATCACAGGTTCACTAGCACTGTACACGTGCCTCAATATTGCGGTACCAGTGAGGCTCCATTCATTTGTACCATGGTCTAGGTTGAGAAGACAATCGATGATCGATAAGTAAGGTCAACATGCGGTTATAAGATGCACTTTGTTGTCTTGCGCATTAAGCGACTGTGACGCAGGTAGGTTTTGGAGTGTCTATTAGTTTACTGGCACAACGTCACACGTAGATTCAACAGTGGAAGATAATAGTCGGCGTAGGACTGTTAAGTATCAGCGACTACTAAAGTGTTGATAGTGATGGTACGTAAACATCAATAAATTTACTCTTAAATGATAGGTCCTTCTTACGGATTAGGCAATGCTGTGATTCATTGATCGATTTCTATCCTTGGCCCAGTTATTACTTAGTGCATAAAAACCATCTTTTTCTCGAACTCAGTTTGAAGCATGCAACGAAATCCAAATTTCTACCTCGGAACCAAAGCAGGACATTGTAATCGACTGCACGAATTCTATTCTGCCTTCTTCATAATccaatttgaaaaacaatttccttcACTATACGAACAATCAGTTTGTTGAGGTTGGGTTTCAAGCCGAACACTAATCGAGAAAACCGCCATAGCGAAACCGTCGACGAGGGTCTTTTTGGATTGTGTTCTCGGTCCTATGTCTTGCGCTTATTTCCCAGCTATTCCTGCCAACAATTTCAGTGCATTgcgaaaaactttcccaatTTCAAAGCAAgggccggttgttgttttttcatctGCTGCCGCACTGTCCTTGcttgctttcgtttcgaagcgaaacgaaaatgtcTGTAATTTACAGTGACCATGAAAAAATTGTTAGCCACCGACCCGATATGAAGCTTTCAAGGTACAGCAAATTTACAGTGTTTTTGCTgtatattttaatattattttactTGCTTCTAGCACATTGCTAAAACTAACAAAATCTCCCCACTATGCACCTCTTCTACAAAAGCTCCCATTCTATCCTGCGTGCCACTTACGTATGGCTggccattttcattcattcaaaagGCCCCGGCTTATCAATCGTGCCACAGAGCGGTGGCTgggttatttttaaacatcttTTAAAGTCTTTTAGCACCAATCTGGTGTTCAAAGGTATCACATCCTTTAAAGCACAATAAGTCATCGTGAAATGGCACTAATTTCTTTCATTGGTTTTTGGGCGGCTATTAATAGGCGGCAAAACAAGTTGTGCACATGCTTGTAGAAATCGTCGTTGCCCAAAAAAATCGTCCGCGGATGATTAAAAGTCGCCAGATTagatattttttggccacaaaaagTTTATTCCTTCCGCTTGCACTGGTTTACAACCGACGGCGCGGGCAGTGTCTTTAGGTTCTGTGATTGTAAATCAAACAACGGCGTGACGTCATGCGATAATCTGTGTCGCCGCGGTCTTATCGATCCCTGGAAGCCCGTGCGGCCAAATCATTAAAGCGAAATCACACACAGTACGGTAGCCCGGCCGTATGGTTATCTACCGTATCCTGTCAATCAAACCTGATCAATCAGCTCGGGGACCAACTGTTGGCACTGTCGCCCCGGTAGGATCTATGAAAACAATAACCGCCACTCGAATGAAACCGACGTTTCGAAGACCTTTCCCTTTGCGTGCTCATTATTAGTGACCTTCCTCAATTTATGCATATATCGAACGGATGCTCACTGTCTGGGTCTATGAGCAACCCTCAACTGACCCAAATTCCAAATTCCAGTGAATTGATAAGTGGGAATCCCTAAGGGTGTCTTGAGAAGCGCCCCTTTTCTTATGTCGATACATGAATCCACAAAGAAGTTCACATTTGGCTCGGGAGGGGATGACCAAATGCACAAGTCAGGGCCAGGGCAGATATATC encodes the following:
- the LOC131211612 gene encoding uncharacterized protein LOC131211612, yielding MRALLLLTVASFAVANVTAERAATLQLFTDLRRTKKVLSPGNEDFVSIVQSELLLAEEEYVRSSITSESGILEQLTTSDALTSGPLCVTFVKQKAEIMMNLAGISYASCLKRVDDELFKELSDATNGAISREQYDQANVLNAFRGENIFVDPANIRSKLNERMRGTYKLPVSLSSEAIAELRKELNEVKDDFVECMKTARAGLESSLSTTEQQLKIVCADKRN
- the LOC131211611 gene encoding uncharacterized protein LOC131211611, whose amino-acid sequence is MTSFALPVVLLLAVFGASLAQRDTSLRVIDALREVNPAFRDLRNQVVNAVASAKLNSSEVVYKFNVEVATRKESFLNSAISAEAGVLRQVNGQSLETDTSCLGFLRQSVDVNMNLAGVSFTNCLNTVDSTLSSEIVSFYNVLQVNETSYVNLSVYDVFRGQNVFVNPQTIIDRLMEKLSALQQAPVELVQELSELVQAFEARLSDIRAAYEGCLSQNDQLLQSTLNTVLLQLQQICLGVLLPADPTDVPSEPTTDPSEETEPAETEPAETVPTEPEPAETEPAETEPTEAESENPHPETPAPAVFRYKP